Proteins from a single region of Gemmatimonadota bacterium:
- a CDS encoding VOC family protein yields the protein MRSLDHFAHAVQNLDLAGAAFERLGFQVLPVARHAELGSCNRIFQLRNTYYEIVADLDWSLPLLRDRMMPRFQCGDGMAIVSLTSDDLPRDRDTVAALGLAPDPILNARRAIPMPDGTTDETNSHCFYVWRDGRRRYLTLFLSHHYKPETIFVPVYQRHPNGAIEVTGLTYVSENPAGDTKYFGAMFGAPPVRASPTAVAFITPRGELVEIIAPPLLEDRFGAAAPAWCGLLGGYGVAMEFRVENLGRSRALLATNGVPAIDEGSRLVIPASHGAGMVLTFVE from the coding sequence ATGCGATCCCTCGACCATTTTGCCCATGCAGTTCAGAACCTCGATCTGGCCGGGGCCGCCTTTGAACGGCTCGGCTTCCAGGTCTTGCCGGTGGCCCGCCACGCCGAGCTCGGTTCCTGCAACCGGATCTTCCAGCTCCGGAACACCTATTACGAAATCGTGGCGGATCTCGATTGGAGCTTGCCACTGCTTCGCGATCGGATGATGCCCCGGTTTCAATGTGGCGACGGGATGGCGATCGTGAGCCTCACCTCGGACGACTTGCCGCGCGACCGGGACACCGTGGCGGCCCTGGGCCTGGCGCCGGATCCGATCCTGAACGCCCGGCGCGCCATTCCAATGCCGGACGGCACTACCGACGAAACCAACAGTCATTGCTTCTACGTCTGGCGGGATGGGCGCCGCCGGTATCTGACCCTTTTTCTGTCCCACCACTACAAGCCGGAGACCATCTTCGTGCCGGTCTACCAGCGCCACCCGAACGGAGCGATCGAGGTCACGGGACTCACCTACGTGTCCGAGAACCCGGCGGGCGATACCAAGTACTTCGGGGCCATGTTCGGGGCTCCGCCGGTGCGGGCCTCCCCGACGGCGGTGGCGTTCATTACTCCGCGGGGGGAACTGGTCGAGATCATCGCGCCGCCTCTGCTGGAGGACCGGTTCGGAGCGGCGGCGCCCGCCTGGTGCGGACTGTTAGGCGGCTACGGGGTTGCGATGGAATTCCGGGTCGAGAACCTCGGGCGGAGCCGGGCACTGCTGGCCACCAACGGCGTCCCGGCGATCGACGAGGGAAGCCGGCTTGTGATCCCGGCCTCCCACGGGGCGGGGATGGTCTTGACCTTCGTGGAGTGA